The Antennarius striatus isolate MH-2024 chromosome 8, ASM4005453v1, whole genome shotgun sequence nucleotide sequence GGGGTTCTGTGGGGTTCTGTCtattaaagtgctttgaaatgtccgCTGATATGAATTAGCGccttataaataaaggttgattgattgattgattgattgactgattctTCCACACACTCATGAAGCATCACCACCAAACACTTGAGCAGGGGGCCCACCGATTCCAGACACCCGGTCCCAGGCGATGTTCATTGCCAGGTGAGCCATCTTCGGGCCGACGCCCGGCAGGCGGACCAGCCCCTTCACGGAGTCTGGGATGTCCCCCCCAAACTCCTCCTGCAGCACGGCGGACGTCTTCTTCAGGTACTTCACCTTGGTCTGGAGGAAGCCACAGAAACAACTGGATGGCAGAAGagagcagggggcggggcctttGAAGGCAGTGTGGGCGTTACCCTCCAGAAGCCCACGGGGCGGATGAGCGCTCCCAGCGTTTCATCGTCGGTAGCGAGGACCTTCTCAGCGGTGCAGCCGTGAGCTCGCAACCTCTGCATCGCCGCCGCCGTCACCTGGTCCCTCGTCTGACTGGACAGCATGAGGGACACCAACACCTGGAACCGTCTCACCTGTGCGACAGCCCCCCCGTCAGTGTGAGCGAGCAGGAAGAGTCACACCTCACAGCGGAATACGCCTACGTGTGCAGGGGCCTCGGGGTCGTAGCACGACTCCGCCCCCATGGTGTCGACGGGGGCGTCCCGGCTGCTCCTCATCTCACGGATGTGTCCCAGCTGCCGCCTCCAGGCCGCCGGCTCCCAGCGCTCTGCCCCCACCAGAGGGGCTCCTCCATCCTCGTATCCCACCTTCACCTGTCTCCTGCTGCGTGAAGGCGGTGGGGGAGCacctggagggggaggaggacaCAACGTCACATCTGAGGACCAACCTGTCCACCAGCCCCCCACGCCCACTCAGGGTCAGGTTCCAGCCACACAGACGTTACCCTCTGACACCccggcctcctcttcctccaccttcaccGCCGCAAAGGGAACGGGGTTCCGGTTCCTGCGCCCCCGGGTCAGTTTGGAGCGGAGAGACGCCGCAGGTGTGCGGGCAGAAACACACCTGTGACTGAAGTACGGAGAGGACGTGACGACTGCACCGACCGGCGCGCCGCCGCCGAGGACACGGGTCACGGGGTCGTACAGTCTGAGCATCAGTGGATCAAGGatgagttttaaaaaatcagatttaaacCTGGAGCAGGTACGCAGGCTGCACCAAATGGTCATTCGTTCAGCAAGGGTCACCCGGAGCTCCTGATTGGTTTAAATCCCCAGGTGTGGGCGTGTTCCACACCTGGCTTCTACTTACTGCTGCTCTTCCTGGGagtcctctcctctctccatgGTAACCCGGTGTCTCTTCAGCCGGTTTTATTGTACAAATACAGTGACGTCATGACATTATAAGACAATATGACGTCAGCGACGGGCTGAGAACACGCGCGTCAGTCACCCAGCGACACACGGGGTTTGTTGTCGGAGGAGAGCTGAAGTCTCGCGGCTCGTCGCTCCAATCAGAAAACAGCTTCTAGTCGGCTAGTGTAGCCAGCTAGCGGAAACAGCTAGCGGAAACAGCTAGCGGAAACAGCTAGCGGAAACAGCTAGCGGAAACAGCGTCACGCGCCCACTCCTTGACGCTGGCtaactagctagctagctaaagGTTGGGTAACATTTCAGCTTCACCTGACAATATATATCAATACATatcaataaatttaaatgtatatcaataaatatcaatatatataaaaactgcCCTTCTTATTTTCCTATATAAACTAAAACCACCTAACGCTTGCGTTAGCTTGATAAGAACTACATTTCCCGTCATCAAGGAAACGAGCGTGTTTTGACAGGAAGTGCTTCTGTCACAGCTCTGCGACTTCCGGTTGAGGAGTGTCGAACCGAGCTGAGAACGACTGCCGGAGCAGAGCGCCCGATGCCCGGACGAGGAGCCCCGCGAAGGCTGCTGGAGGTGGAAGCTGCGGCTCCCGGAGCCCGCGGATAGTGAGGTAAGGAGCTAGTTGTTAGCATGAGCTAGCCTGTCCGTCTCCAGCGCCATTCCTGCTGCTCGTGTTGGTGGTACAGGTGCTTGTTGTGCTGCGGAGCCCCCTCCACCGGGTCGGGTGATGTTGTTGGACTCGAACAGAACAGTCGTTGTCTGtgtgctgaccccccccccccgccctgtTCAGTCCAAACCTGCCCCCACCCAGCGGGATCGGTAGAAGCGTTCCATTCACTGAGCTTCATTTGGAACTGTTTGCAGGTCACGAGGTCATCGCTTGACCCTTGTGACGTCACTCACCATTAAACCTGCTGTAGAGCCGGTGACCCCAGCAGCGCTAtcggttagcattagcattcatgTTAGCAGCGCAGAGGGAGCCGTGAGAAAGGAGTCTGGGTCTGAAGGTATCCGTCAGACTGGGGTGTGGCGAGGATGTGTGTGTACGTCATCCCTGACGTCATTCCAGCATGTCATAAGTCAACAACCGTGTGAGGAGTTCAcactgattgacttcatcataGGTAAAGATGATCAATATCTTGATCTGCTGTGTATTCCAGTAAAAACTAAAGtctttgctgctgctgtgacGCCTGCAGTTTAAACACCAGTGCGGCGCATCAGCGGATCCCTAGAGCGCTGGCTGGAAGGCCCAGAGTCACACAGACAGGTTGAAGAGGAACACCTGGACGTCTTTCGCACCCCTACTGATGGGAACGTGTGGAGAAGGTCACATGACGCGACTTTGACGTGAAAGACAGTCGGAGCTGCTGTACGTTAGCTTTGCATCAGTGAACTGATGGAGACACATTGGTGTTTTATTGCCGCGTTTCCAGGACAACCGGTAGTAGTTCCAAGTTCTAGAACACATGTGTTAAACTCATGGCcgcgggggccaaatgtggccctcgaCATCATTTTACGTGGCCcaccagagcataaaaggtcagagtgtctaaaaataaataggaaaaaaagtgtgctttgaccaaaaactacatttcccacaatgcagtagttcagcccattttaactctgactaaacgtagtgaacaaagttaatgtccgaacttgtgtctgatgttatttttctttattgattgatagtttgatccttgattgatggagttctgtgggtttaataacctgacaaatgaaaaggatttatgttagaacagagaaacaaacaaacatgttttttctgtctaactgtaatgtttggaactagaatcagtcagaaattca carries:
- the nthl1 gene encoding endonuclease III-like protein 1, with protein sequence MTIWCSLRTCSRFKSDFLKLILDPLMLRLYDPVTRVLGGGAPVGAVVTSSPYFSHRCVSARTPAASLRSKLTRGRRNRNPVPFAAVKVEEEEAGVSEGAPPPPSRSRRQVKVGYEDGGAPLVGAERWEPAAWRRQLGHIREMRSSRDAPVDTMGAESCYDPEAPAHVRRFQVLVSLMLSSQTRDQVTAAAMQRLRAHGCTAEKVLATDDETLGALIRPVGFWRTKVKYLKKTSAVLQEEFGGDIPDSVKGLVRLPGVGPKMAHLAMNIAWDRVSGIGVDTHVHRISGRLGWTQNPTKNPEDTRKALEDWLPRELWGHINWLLVGFGQQVCLPINPLCSVCLNRDCCPSAEKSGHRPPPATGSPAKSQRRKQELQSTLMPSTPKERGLRGRGGGGGWS